The DNA window TAGCTGAAGATGCTATTATAGCAACAAATGCTTCTTCTGTTGTAATTACAGAATTAGCCTCTGAACTTAAACATAAAGAGCGCTGTGTGTGTTTACACTTTGTAATAATGCAGCCTCAAAGCCGTGTAATGGAGATTGTTCGCGGACTTTATACTTCGGATGATTGTTACAAGAAGGTTTGTCAGTTTGCTAAACTGATTAGCTATGATTATGTAACCGTAGAAGAATCAGCCGGTTTGATTTGTAACCGTATGTTTTTTATTCTGCTAAATGAAGCTTGTGCAATTCTTCAGGAAGGGTTAACGACCCCAATTGAGATTGATTCTATCATAAAGTTTGGTTTGGGACAACGTCAGGGAGTCTTCTGTATGGCCGATCAAATGGGAATTGAGAAAATTGTTCCTCAAATGGAAGACCTTTACAAAGAATTTGGCTCTTTGAAATATAAACCATCTCCACTGTTACTTCGATTAAATCGTGCTAAGCATTGGGGAGTTCGTACCGGTATGGGTTTCTATGCTTATGACAAAGAAGGAAACCGTATGATTAATGAGAACGAGAAAAAATAAGGAACTATGAAAATATTAGTACTCAACTGCGGTAGCTCATCCATCAAGTATAAGTTGTTCAATATGGACACAAAGGAAGTGATGGCCCAAGGTGGAATTGAGAAAATTGGATTAAAGGGATCCTTTCTTAAACTGACTCTTCCTAGCGGAGATAAGGTTATGCTGGAAGGAGAAATATTGGAACATACAGCAGGTATTGAATATATTCTTGGCGTTTTAGTCAGTGAAAAATATGGTTGTATCAAGTCATTGGATGAGATCAATGCTGTGGGACACAGAGTTGTACACGGAGGAGAAAAATTCAATAAGTCAGTATTGATTACTGATCAGGTGATTGAAAAGATTGTAGAATGTATTGATATTGCTCCACTTCACAATCCACCTAACTTGAAAGGTATTCGTGCTGTTTCGGATTTAATGCCAAATGCACCTCAGATTGCTGTCTTTGATACAGCTTTCCACCAGACTATGCCTGATTATGCTTATATGTATGGTATTCCTTATCAGCTTTATAAGAAATATGGTATCCGTCGTTATGGTTTCCATGGAACTAGTCATCGTTATGTTTCAAAACGTGTATGTGACTACCTTGGTATTTCTCAGGAAGGACAACGTATCATTACTTGTCACATAGGTAACGGTGGATCTGTAGCTGCTATTAAAGATGGTAAATCTATGGATACTTCAATGGGATTTACTCCTGTAGAAGGTTTATTGATGGGAACTCGTGCCGGAGATATTGATGCCGGAGTTGTTTCTTATATCATGGATAAAGAGATGATTGGTACTTCTTCTATTTCAACCTTACTTAACAAACATAGTGGTGTTTTAGGAGTATCCGGAATTTCCAGCGATATGCGCGAACTAGAGGCTGCTTATGAAGCAGGTGATGAACGTGCAATTCTTGCTGAAGAGATGTATTTTTACCGCATTAAGAAGTACATTGGTGCTTATGCAGCTGCTTTGGGTGGTGTTGACATCATTGTATTTACAGGTGGTGTTGGTGAAAACCAGGCATCATGTCGTTCAGGCGCTTGCCGTGGACTTGAATTTATGGGAATTTCTTTGAATGAAGAATTAAACAACAAAGTTCGTGGTGAAGAAGTGATTATCAGCAAACCTGACTCAAAAGTGAAGGTTCTTATAATTCCTACTGATGAAGAGTTTATGATTGCTTCAGATACTATGCAAATATTGGAAGGCGAATAGTAAGAAGCGTTCTATATATAAGAGAAAAGAGGTATAGTCTTTAATGAACTATACCTCTTTTTCTATAAAAGATAATTTTTTATTATTTTAAATCCTTAACTTCCCAACCAAGAGCACTTGCTCCCAGAACAGCAGCATCGGAATCTTTAAGTTCTGAAACAAGAAGCTTAGTTTTTCCTTTAAAGATGTTCAGAACATGTTCATTAAGTGCTTTCTCAACAGGTTTCATGATGTAATCGCCAGATTTTGCTAATCCACCAAATAAAACGATAGCTTCTGGGCTTGAGAAAGCAACAAAATCAGCTAATGCTTCACCTAATAAGTGACCAGTAAATTCGAAAATTTCCTGAGCTAACTTATCACCTTTTTCTGCAGCATCAAATACATCTTTTGATGAAATTTCTTCAGCAGGAATATTACGCAATAAACTTTGGTCTGAGCGAGCAATTAAAAATTCACGAGCTGTACGGGCTACACCTGTTGCAGAACAATAAGTTTCCAAACATCCTTTACGTCCGCAACCACACATTCTACCATTTTCGCGGCGTACGATAGTGTGTCCAAGTTCACCGGCAAAGCCATCATGTCCATAAACCATCTGTCCGTTAATAACAATTCCGCTACCAACTCCGGTTCCAAGAGTAATCATGATAAAATCTTTCATTCCGCGAGCTGCACCATAAGTCATTTCGCCAATAGCAGCTGCATTAGCATCGTTTGTTAAAGCTGTAGGAATACCAATTTTTTGTTCAAACAATTCTGCCAAATGAATAACACCTTTCCAAGGAAGATTTGGAGCAAACTCAATAGTTCCACTATAATAGTTTCCATTTGGAGCTCCAACTCCTATACCTTTTATCTTTTCAACTCCACCTTCTGATTCAATAAGAGGAAGCAGTTTTGCACAAACAGCATCAACGTAATCCTCAACTTTTTCAAAAGATTGAGTCTTTACGGAATCGCTGCACAAAATAGTACCACGTGCATCTACAATACCAAAAACGGAATTAGTTCCACCTATATCAATGCCTACAACGTAGGGCTTTTCCATACCTGAGATCATTATTTTTTTGTTTAAAGGGTTAATAACTAATCTACAAATTACGCAAAGTTGATTGATTTTACAAAATATTTTTTTAATTTTCTTTTGTTGAACTGCAACTTTTAGTACTACTCTTGCGTCTAATACTAAAAACGTTGATTAAACATCTTAAAAATGATACATTTAGAAGACATTAACAAGACTTATCACAACGGAGCTCCTCTTCACGTCCTTAAAGGTATAAATCTGGACATAGATCGTGGGGAGTTTGTTTCCATTATGGGTGCTTCTGGTTCCGGAAAATCAACCCTGCTTAATATTCTCGGTATTTTGGATAATTATGATACTGGGAATTATTATCTCAATGATGTTCTGATGAAGAAGCTAAGTGAAACCCGTGCTGCCGAGTATCGTAACCGGATGATTGGCTTTATTTTTCAGTCTTTTAATCTGATTTCTTTCAAAAATGCAATGGAGAATGTTGCATTGCCACTTTTTTATCAGAATGTGAGTCGTAAGAAAAGAAATATTCTTGCAATGGAATATCTGGATAAACTGGGTTTGAAAGATTGGGCACATCATATGCCTAATGAATTATCCGGTGGTCAGAAGCAGCGTGTGGCTATTGCACGTGCATTAATATCTCAACCGCAAATTATTTTGGCAGACGAGCCGACTGGTGCTTTGGATAGTAAAACATCTGATGAGGTTATGCAGATATTAAAAGACGTAAATGATCTTGGAATGACGCTTGTTGTGGTAACTCACGAATCGGGTGTAGCAAATAGGACGAATAAGATTATCCATATAAAAGATGGTCTTATTGAGTCTGTAGAAGATAATTCAAATCATAATCTATCTCCATTTGGTAATGGGAAAATGATGAAGTAAACCATGAGAATAGGACTTGATATATGGCAGGAAATATTGAGCACAATTAAGCAGAATAAGCTGCGAACTGTGCTTACCGGATTTTCCGTTTCATGGGGAATCTTTATGCTGATTGTTTTGTTAGGATGGGGGAATGGTATTATACATGCTTTTGAAGAATCATCTTCGGATATGGCAAAGAATTCCATTAAGATATTTCCGGGATGGACTAATAAAACCTACGATGGTCTTGAATCTGGTAGAAGGATCAGCTTTAATAATAAGGACATAAATATCACAAAAAATAAATTCAGTGATAATGTTATTACTGCAGGCGCTACAGTTAAAAAAGAAGGCGTTAATCTTTCTTATAAAGATCAGTATGTATCCTTAGATCTAACCGGAGTGCACCCTTCTTATACAGAGATAGAACCTTGTAAACTTGATCAGAACGGTGGTCGTTTTATTAATGATATGGACATAGAACAAAGCAGAAAGGTTATTGTGATTCATTATAAAACAAGGGATGTTCTTTTTCGTAAAGAAAATGCTATAGGTAAGTTTGTAAATGCAGATGGAGTAATTTATCGGGTTGTGGGAGTGTACAGAGATAAAGGAAATCAAGACTCCCGGGCGGCATATATTCCTTTTACTGCTGCACAGACAATATATAATAAAGCGGATACATTAAATAATATCATATTTACTACTCGTGGACTGAATACTGAAAAAGCGAATAAGGATTTTGAATTGGAATACCGTAAAGCACTTGGAACTTCGCACCGTTTTGATCCTACAGATATGGGTGCTATGTATATCTGGAACCGTTTTACGCAATACTTGCAACAGATGACTGCAAAGAATATTCTCACAACGGCTGTCTGGATAATTGGTATATTTACTTTGCTTAGCGGTATTGTTGGTGTAAGTAACATAATGCTTATAACGGTAAAAGAACGTACCCGGGAAATTGGAATAAGAAAGGCGTTGGGTGCTTCTCCTGCATCGGTATTATGGCTCATTATTCTTGAAAGTATACTAATAACAACGATTTTCGGATATATTGGGATGGTAGCAGGAATTGGAGTTACAGAGTATATGAATGCTGTTGAAGGAGCAAAAACCTTTGGCATGGGAGATATGCAAATGACTGTGTACAAAGATCCTACTGTAGATCTTAGTGTGGCAATAAAAGCTACATTAACTTTGATTATTGCCGGAACTTTTGCGGGATTCTTCCCGGCACGTAAAGCTGTTAAGATTAGACCAATTGAAGCATTAAGAGCAGAATAATTATGAGTATAATAGATATAGATCGCTGGGAGGAAATCCTGATAACCATTACCCGAAACAAAACTCGTAGTGTATTAACTGCTTTCGGTATATTTTGGGGAATATTTATGTTGGTGGCTCTTATTGGAGGAGGAAATGGATTACAGCAAATGATGAGCAGAAACTTTGCCGGATTTGCCACAAACTCCTGTTTTATAATTAGTCAGCAAACTAGTGAACCCTACAAAGGTTTCCGTAAAGGACGTAGGTGGGACTTGGAAAACCATGATGTAGAAGTACTCAAGACTCGTATTCATGAAATAGAAGATATATCTCCCTGTCTTTTCAAATGGGGATCTGCCGTAGTACGTGGAGATAAGAAAGGAACATTTACTGCAAGAGGAACACGTCCGGATTATGATAAAATAGAAAAACAGACCATGATGTATGGGCGATTCATAAACGATGTTGATATGAGCGAACAACGCAAAGTCTGTACTATTGGAACACGTATTTATGAAACTCTTTTCAAGAAAGGAGAAAATCCTTGTGGAGGATATATTCGTGTGGATGGAATCTATTACCAGGTTGTGGGTGTTTGTTCCGGAGTTAGTAATATAAATATTGGTGGTTCCAGTGAGGAAATGATAAATATTCCGTTTTCTACAATGCAGCAAGCTTACAATTATGGAAAAACAGTTCACATTATTTGTTTGACTGCTAAACATGGAACATCAATAAGTGCTTTGGAACCTAAAATTCAGGAATTGGTAAAGGATAACCACTTAATTTCACCTTCCGATCCTCAGGCTGTAATGGTGCTGAATATGGAAGAGATGTTTAAAATGGTAGATAGCCTATTTACCGGTATCCGTACACTTGTATGGCTTGTTGGATTGGGAACATTATTGGCTGGAGCTATTGGTGTAAGTAACATTATGATGGTTACAGTTCGTGAAAGAACTGTTGAAATAGGTATTCGTCGTGCAATTGGTGCACGTCCGCAAGATATTATGAGACAGATACTTTCTGAAAGTATGGTGCTGACTAGTATAGCCGGATTAACCGGGATTTCGTTTGCGGTACTTATTCTTCAGGTTGCCGAGGTTGGTGTTACTGCCAGTGGTACTGAAGCCCACTTCCAGGTTTCTTTCTGGACTGCTATTGGTATGGCATTGCTGCTACTTTCTTTGGGTATAATGGCGGGAATGGCGCCGGCCTACAGAGCAATGTCTATAAAACCTGTAGATGCAATGCGTGATGAATAATAAAATGATAATAACAATACAAATAATACGTATATGAAAAAGTACTTAAGAATCTTTATGATAGTAGTTATAGCTGCTATATTTATTGCCACTTTCGCTTTCCTTTATGTTAAATCTCAGCCAAAGGAAATTGTTTATGAAGTAATAACTCCAAAGGTAGCAGATATTGAAAAAAGTACCGTGGCTACAGGTAAAGTAGAGCCTCGCGACGAAATTCTTATTAAACCTCAAATCTCAGGTATTGTTGAAGAAGTTTATAAAGAAGCTGGCGAAATGGTCAAGAAAGGTGAAGTGATTGCTAAGGTAAAAGTTATCCCTGAATTGGGACAATTGAACTCTGCTGAAAGCCGTGTTCGTGTTGCAGACATTAACTACAAACAATCTTTGCAGGAATTCGACCGCCAGAAAAAGTTATATAAGGACAAGCTGATTAGTAAAGAAGAGTTTGAAAAGAGCGAAGTTTCTATGAAAACAGCTAAAGAAGAACTTTCTTCATCAAAAGATAATCTTGATATTGTGAAAGATGGTATAACTAAAAATTCTGCTACATACAGTAATACAATGATACGTTCTACAATTGATGGATTGATTCTAGATGTTCCAATCAAGAAAGGTAACTCAGTTATTATGAGTAATACATTTAACGACGGAACAACAATTGCAACTGTTGCTAATATGAAAGATCTTTTATTCAAAGGAAAGATTGACGAAACAGAAGTAGGTCGTATCAGAGAAGGCATGCCTATCAAGTTAACAATCGGTGCATTGCAGAATCTTAAATTTGATGCTAAGCTTGAATATATATCTCCGAAAGGTGTTACTGAAAACGGTGCAAATCTGTTTGAAATTAAAGCAGCTATTAATGCTCCATCTAATGTGAATATACGTTCGGGTTATAGTGCAAATGCAGAGATAGTTCTTGAAAAAGTATCAAAGGTCTTATCTGTTCCCGAAAGTACTGTTGAGTTCTCTGGCGATTCAACTTTTGTATATGTTCTGAAAACAGAGAAGCCGAAACAAACATTTGAAAGACGTCAGATAAAACTAGGCGTTAGTGATGGTATAAAAATAGAGATAAAGAGTGGAATTACAGCTAAGGATAAAGTGCGTGGTGCTGTTATTGAGGATAAGAAGCCTGATGCTGAAGAAAATAAAAAGTAAGTCTATGAAAAAGTATATAATTCTAATTGCTGTATTGCTTGTATCGGGAGGCAGCTTTGCGCAACAAAGCTGGACTCTTAAGGATTGTGTAGAATATGCACTGAAGCATAATATACAGATTCAAAAGCAAGAGATAGCGAACGAACAGCAGAAGATTGCCCTGAATACAGCTAAAAACCAGAGACTACCTAATTTAAACGGAAGCGCTTCCCAATCGTTTAGTTTTGGCCGTGCAGCTTCTCCGGTAGATAACTCTTATGTGGATAACAATAGTAGCAATAGCAGTTTCGGTATAAACACCAGTATTCCTATTTTTACAGGCTTTCAAATTCCTAATAATATTGAGCTAAGTAAACTCAATCTAAAGGCAGCTACTGAAGATTTGAATAAAGCGAAAGAAGATATTAGTGTAAATGTAACTTCTGCTTTTCTTCAGGTACTGTTTAATGAAGAATTGTGCAAAGTGGCTACAGAACAGATTAATTTGAGTAAGGAACAGTTAGACAGAATGAGCCGTTTGGAAGAAGTGGGTAAAGCATCTATTGCTCAGGTTTATGAGGCAAAAGCAACTTTGGCTCAGGATGAGCTTGCTGCTGTTCAGGCTGAGAATAATCGCAAACTGGCAATTCTAGATCTTACACAACTGCTGGAACTTTCTTCCCCGGAAGGATTTTCTGTTGTTTCTCCCGAAATGGAACCTGAGTTTCAGGCATTGAGTACTCCTGAAGATATTTATTCACTGGCAATGGTTAATAAGCCGGCTGTGCTGGCAGAGCAGTACCGTTTGCAAGGGATGGATAAAAATATAAAGATTGCCCAAGGAGCTTATTATCCAACTCTCTCTTTTAATGGAGGATTAAGTTCCGGATATTATACCATGTCAGGAATTACGGGCCGAAATTTTGGTCAGCAGTTGGGTGACAACTTTAATAAATATTTCGGATTGTCACTTAGCATTCCAATCTTTAACCGATATGAAACACGCAATAAGGTTAAAACTGCCCGCTTAAATTACAGTACTCAGGCTCTTCAGGTAGAAGAATCGAAGAAAAGCCTTTATAAAGAGATTCAGCAGGCGTATTATAGTGCTGTAGCTGCGTTGGCTAAATTTAATTCAGGTAAGACTGCTGTTGAGGCTAGTGAAGCTTCTTTTAAATTGATGCGTGAGAAATACGAAAACGGAAAAGCAACTTCTGTAGAATTTAGTCAGGTGAAAGTTAATTTTATGAAGGCTTCTTCAGATCAGATACAGGCAAAATATGATTATTTATTCCGTGCAAAAATATTGGATTTTTATAAAGGACTTTCGCTTACTCAGTAAATAGATTTGCTATCTTTGTTGCCCTCTTATAATTCAGCGAAAGATAGTTATGAAAAGAAAAGTATTATTATTCCTGGGAATATGCTGCGGACTTTCAATTTGTTTGTCTGCATATTCTCAGACTGAAATTAAGTCATTTACAACTGATTTGAAACCAACGTTGAACGGACAAGAGGTGGTTTTTACCTTTCCGCTCACGGTTACAAAAACATATTATAAAAGCGCATCGGGAGATATTACTCTTTCTCCCGATGTGCTTTATTCTCCTACCGAGGTAGCCCTTCCGGGTGCAGATGCAAATAATATTGCTGCCTTGAATGAACAGAATAAACTCATCCTCAAAAGCAGCTCTTTTACTTATACCGATAACAACAATACCTTACGAACAGGAAGTAAAGTAACCAGATTACAAGGTACTTTGTATTATAGCAATGGAACTTATTCAATATCACCGACTGTACAGCCTGTGTTTTCAGGGAATGAACGTACTTCTTCTCCCGGCGATGTTGGTGTTTGCAATTTAAAAATTGCAAGTTTTAATGTAGAATATTATATAGCGAAAAGTTCGTTATGGGGAAAAGGATATGGTGCCGATAACCAGGCTGAGTTTGACCGACAAAGGGCGAAGATTCTGGCAGCCCTCAAGGGATTGGATGCCGACGTTTATGCTCTTTGCGAAGTGGGGCAGGGAAATATCTCAGTAACCGATTTGGTGAATGGCTTAAATGAAGTTACTTCATCTGTTAATTATGATTATGTAGCCGATAATGATTATCATGATACTACTTTTACAAAAAATGTTTTTATTTATAATAAGACAAAGGTAATTCCATATAAATCAATTTATAAGTTTGGCGTTTCTGGTTATCAACTTCGACAGATAGCTCAGGCTTTTGACTTGAAAAGCAATGGAGAACGTTTGATTATTTCAGTGAATCATCTTAAGTCAAAGTCCGGCTCCGGAACTGGAAATAATGCAGATATTGGCGATGGACAGGGAAGCTATAACTATCAGAGAAAGAATCAAGCTCAGTTGGTTGTTAATACACTCAATACGCTTACGAGTTATTATGCCGATCCTGATGTACTGGTGGTGGGAGATATGAATGCCTACTCCATGGAGGACCCCATAAAAGTATATACCAATAATGGACTTGTTAATCAGTTGAAGCGTTATTCTCCATCAGATTACAGTTATGTATACAATGGGGCGGTAGGATACCTTGATCATTCATTGGCTACCGATAAACTTAGTCAGCAGGTAACCGGAGCACGTCCATGGCACATCAATGCTGATGAACCTTCTTATCTTGAATACAGCTATACAACCTTTTATTCTGCCGACCCTTATCGTTGTTCCGATCATGATCCTATACTAACCGGCATTAGTCTGGGTACTTATAGCACAGGAATTAAGGATTCTGAGGTTGATAAAACTGAAAAGCTGCATATATTTGGCGATACTTCTCAGGGATATGTAACGCTTTGTGCAGCCCAAATAGATAGGGTAGAGTTGCTCACTGTAAGTGGTCAGCTTGTATTCTCGTCTGTAAACCCTAATCCCGGCCAATATTTCTTGCTTCCAATTGCTTCTTTACAGAAAGGATTCTATCTGGTTCGGGCATTCAACGACAAGAAAGCTCTTGTCTCTAAACTGTTAATCAAATAGCCCGCCTTTGTTAAGGTGATGTCCCGCTATATATTTATAGAAAGGACTACACTAAACACATCTAAGGTCTACTCTTTATATTATATAGGTGTAGACCTTTTGTGTATAACAGGTAGCCTTTTTTTTAAAAGTCCCGCCAATCATTTGCTAAACTCTCAGCATCTTTTGACTTAACTCCGGTTTATCCTTTAACTGACTCTCTATTTCTTTTAAAAAAATGAACAAGTTCCAATAGAAATATCTACTTTTGCACCGCAAAAGCAAACTATACAAACGATTTGCATTTAGTATGGGACATAAAACAAAAATAGG is part of the uncultured Bacteroides sp. genome and encodes:
- a CDS encoding ABC transporter permease — encoded protein: MSIIDIDRWEEILITITRNKTRSVLTAFGIFWGIFMLVALIGGGNGLQQMMSRNFAGFATNSCFIISQQTSEPYKGFRKGRRWDLENHDVEVLKTRIHEIEDISPCLFKWGSAVVRGDKKGTFTARGTRPDYDKIEKQTMMYGRFINDVDMSEQRKVCTIGTRIYETLFKKGENPCGGYIRVDGIYYQVVGVCSGVSNINIGGSSEEMINIPFSTMQQAYNYGKTVHIICLTAKHGTSISALEPKIQELVKDNHLISPSDPQAVMVLNMEEMFKMVDSLFTGIRTLVWLVGLGTLLAGAIGVSNIMMVTVRERTVEIGIRRAIGARPQDIMRQILSESMVLTSIAGLTGISFAVLILQVAEVGVTASGTEAHFQVSFWTAIGMALLLLSLGIMAGMAPAYRAMSIKPVDAMRDE
- a CDS encoding ABC transporter ATP-binding protein encodes the protein MIHLEDINKTYHNGAPLHVLKGINLDIDRGEFVSIMGASGSGKSTLLNILGILDNYDTGNYYLNDVLMKKLSETRAAEYRNRMIGFIFQSFNLISFKNAMENVALPLFYQNVSRKKRNILAMEYLDKLGLKDWAHHMPNELSGGQKQRVAIARALISQPQIILADEPTGALDSKTSDEVMQILKDVNDLGMTLVVVTHESGVANRTNKIIHIKDGLIESVEDNSNHNLSPFGNGKMMK
- a CDS encoding ABC transporter permease, which encodes MRIGLDIWQEILSTIKQNKLRTVLTGFSVSWGIFMLIVLLGWGNGIIHAFEESSSDMAKNSIKIFPGWTNKTYDGLESGRRISFNNKDINITKNKFSDNVITAGATVKKEGVNLSYKDQYVSLDLTGVHPSYTEIEPCKLDQNGGRFINDMDIEQSRKVIVIHYKTRDVLFRKENAIGKFVNADGVIYRVVGVYRDKGNQDSRAAYIPFTAAQTIYNKADTLNNIIFTTRGLNTEKANKDFELEYRKALGTSHRFDPTDMGAMYIWNRFTQYLQQMTAKNILTTAVWIIGIFTLLSGIVGVSNIMLITVKERTREIGIRKALGASPASVLWLIILESILITTIFGYIGMVAGIGVTEYMNAVEGAKTFGMGDMQMTVYKDPTVDLSVAIKATLTLIIAGTFAGFFPARKAVKIRPIEALRAE
- a CDS encoding TolC family protein translates to MKKYIILIAVLLVSGGSFAQQSWTLKDCVEYALKHNIQIQKQEIANEQQKIALNTAKNQRLPNLNGSASQSFSFGRAASPVDNSYVDNNSSNSSFGINTSIPIFTGFQIPNNIELSKLNLKAATEDLNKAKEDISVNVTSAFLQVLFNEELCKVATEQINLSKEQLDRMSRLEEVGKASIAQVYEAKATLAQDELAAVQAENNRKLAILDLTQLLELSSPEGFSVVSPEMEPEFQALSTPEDIYSLAMVNKPAVLAEQYRLQGMDKNIKIAQGAYYPTLSFNGGLSSGYYTMSGITGRNFGQQLGDNFNKYFGLSLSIPIFNRYETRNKVKTARLNYSTQALQVEESKKSLYKEIQQAYYSAVAALAKFNSGKTAVEASEASFKLMREKYENGKATSVEFSQVKVNFMKASSDQIQAKYDYLFRAKILDFYKGLSLTQ
- a CDS encoding efflux RND transporter periplasmic adaptor subunit, which codes for MKKYLRIFMIVVIAAIFIATFAFLYVKSQPKEIVYEVITPKVADIEKSTVATGKVEPRDEILIKPQISGIVEEVYKEAGEMVKKGEVIAKVKVIPELGQLNSAESRVRVADINYKQSLQEFDRQKKLYKDKLISKEEFEKSEVSMKTAKEELSSSKDNLDIVKDGITKNSATYSNTMIRSTIDGLILDVPIKKGNSVIMSNTFNDGTTIATVANMKDLLFKGKIDETEVGRIREGMPIKLTIGALQNLKFDAKLEYISPKGVTENGANLFEIKAAINAPSNVNIRSGYSANAEIVLEKVSKVLSVPESTVEFSGDSTFVYVLKTEKPKQTFERRQIKLGVSDGIKIEIKSGITAKDKVRGAVIEDKKPDAEENKK
- a CDS encoding ExeM/NucH family extracellular endonuclease, yielding MKRKVLLFLGICCGLSICLSAYSQTEIKSFTTDLKPTLNGQEVVFTFPLTVTKTYYKSASGDITLSPDVLYSPTEVALPGADANNIAALNEQNKLILKSSSFTYTDNNNTLRTGSKVTRLQGTLYYSNGTYSISPTVQPVFSGNERTSSPGDVGVCNLKIASFNVEYYIAKSSLWGKGYGADNQAEFDRQRAKILAALKGLDADVYALCEVGQGNISVTDLVNGLNEVTSSVNYDYVADNDYHDTTFTKNVFIYNKTKVIPYKSIYKFGVSGYQLRQIAQAFDLKSNGERLIISVNHLKSKSGSGTGNNADIGDGQGSYNYQRKNQAQLVVNTLNTLTSYYADPDVLVVGDMNAYSMEDPIKVYTNNGLVNQLKRYSPSDYSYVYNGAVGYLDHSLATDKLSQQVTGARPWHINADEPSYLEYSYTTFYSADPYRCSDHDPILTGISLGTYSTGIKDSEVDKTEKLHIFGDTSQGYVTLCAAQIDRVELLTVSGQLVFSSVNPNPGQYFLLPIASLQKGFYLVRAFNDKKALVSKLLIK
- a CDS encoding 3-hydroxyacyl-CoA dehydrogenase NAD-binding domain-containing protein encodes the protein MAEMIKEPIENYGLSSKDRKKTLFSKIGIVGCGKEGSKIATVAATAGIEVVFLEISDEKIEAAFDRIAGELDMRIATWGLTETEKKTILGRISGTLTFDSLKDCDFVIEAVRYDENGERSLNHRKEIFLNLEAVLAEDAIIATNASSVVITELASELKHKERCVCLHFVIMQPQSRVMEIVRGLYTSDDCYKKVCQFAKLISYDYVTVEESAGLICNRMFFILLNEACAILQEGLTTPIEIDSIIKFGLGQRQGVFCMADQMGIEKIVPQMEDLYKEFGSLKYKPSPLLLRLNRAKHWGVRTGMGFYAYDKEGNRMINENEKK
- a CDS encoding acetate kinase, whose protein sequence is MKILVLNCGSSSIKYKLFNMDTKEVMAQGGIEKIGLKGSFLKLTLPSGDKVMLEGEILEHTAGIEYILGVLVSEKYGCIKSLDEINAVGHRVVHGGEKFNKSVLITDQVIEKIVECIDIAPLHNPPNLKGIRAVSDLMPNAPQIAVFDTAFHQTMPDYAYMYGIPYQLYKKYGIRRYGFHGTSHRYVSKRVCDYLGISQEGQRIITCHIGNGGSVAAIKDGKSMDTSMGFTPVEGLLMGTRAGDIDAGVVSYIMDKEMIGTSSISTLLNKHSGVLGVSGISSDMRELEAAYEAGDERAILAEEMYFYRIKKYIGAYAAALGGVDIIVFTGGVGENQASCRSGACRGLEFMGISLNEELNNKVRGEEVIISKPDSKVKVLIIPTDEEFMIASDTMQILEGE
- a CDS encoding ROK family protein, with translation MISGMEKPYVVGIDIGGTNSVFGIVDARGTILCSDSVKTQSFEKVEDYVDAVCAKLLPLIESEGGVEKIKGIGVGAPNGNYYSGTIEFAPNLPWKGVIHLAELFEQKIGIPTALTNDANAAAIGEMTYGAARGMKDFIMITLGTGVGSGIVINGQMVYGHDGFAGELGHTIVRRENGRMCGCGRKGCLETYCSATGVARTAREFLIARSDQSLLRNIPAEEISSKDVFDAAEKGDKLAQEIFEFTGHLLGEALADFVAFSSPEAIVLFGGLAKSGDYIMKPVEKALNEHVLNIFKGKTKLLVSELKDSDAAVLGASALGWEVKDLK